A window of Dehalococcoidia bacterium genomic DNA:
GCTGTCGCGACGATTGCGCACAAGCCGGACCTGAGCAAAGAGGAGGTCCGGCGGATCTTCGCCAGGCACTTCGACGGCAAATACACGGTGGAAGACTGGAGCGGGATTCCGCGGAGCATGCGCGATTTCATGGTCGTCAAGAACGGCTTTGTAGCTGTAACAGTAAAGCTGGACCAGTCGCCGAACGAGACCAAGATCGTGTTTACGGGCTTTACACCAAAGTTCTGGGCCCGCGCTTTGGTCGGCGGCATTGGCAGCATGTTCCTGTGGAACGGCCTGACCAACGAGGTCAAGCAGTTCATCGAGACCGCGCCCGAGTTCCATTGAGGCTGCGCCTGGCCCGCAAGCCGGCGACCCCAGGGACGGTTAGGGGAATTCTCGACGCATGCCCCGGATATCGCCCAAGCTGGCCCTGACTTCGGAAGAGCTGGACAGGCTCATGCTCGAGAGTTGGAACATGCGCATCGCGACCCTGGGCCCTGGCTCGAGGATTAACCTGACGCCGCTGTGGTTTGCCTGGGTGAACGGCAAAGTCTACTTCACCTGCCGCGGCCAGAAAGTCGTGAACCTGCGGCGGGACTCGAACGCGACGGTGCTGGTCGACAAGAACGAGCGCTTCCCCGAGTTGGTCGGCGCCATGCTTCAGGGCAGCGCCAGGGTGCTGGAGACGGCGGAAGAGGAAGCAGCGGACCCGGACTTGGAGGAAGCCCGCTGGCAAATGGGCACGAAGTACGCGGGCGGCCATGGCGAGGCCGCGGCCGGACGCCGGCGCAACAATTTCACCGCCCGCGGCGAGACCAACCGCTGGGTGGTCTTCGAGCCGCACCACGTGATTACGTGGGATAACTTCAAGCTCGCCAGCCTCCGCGGCTGAACTCGGGCGATAGGCCCCGGAGGCGTTCCGGCCTCCATGCCCTCCCTCAGTCCTGCCCAGGCCAGCACCCCGGGACTGAAGGCGTGCTGGCCCGCGGGCGCGGGGCTTGCGAGGCGCGGCCGCTGGTGTCGGCGGCCCGCGCCCGGGTCAGACTGAGCTGTCCGCTTTAGCCGTAGCGGTTGCGGTTTGCTCTTCCAGGTAGCGGCGCACCAACCACTGGGAGGTCGCTCCCTCGCGCAGGCGTGAGGGGTCCGGCGGGGCGATGTCGATGGCGTCGACGTCGCTGCCGGGCCTGGGCTCGCCGCCGGTGACGCGCGCGTGGAAGGCGATGACGAGCTGGTCCGTGCGGCCTGGCAGGAAGTGCGTGCCCATGAAGCGCACTATCTCGGCCTCCAGGTTCGTCTCCTCGCGCACCTCGCGCAGGGCGGCGTCCTCGGCCCGCTCACCGCGCTCCACGAAACCGGCGACGACGGTCCAGCGCCAGGGCTCGAAGCTGTCCTTGCGGGTGTACACCACCCGCCCGTCATCGGTGGTCAGGAGGGTCAACACTACGGGCACGGGCGGGTCGTACCAACGCCAGCCGCAGGCAGGGCAGAGCTTGTGGGCGTGCCCAGAGGCGGCGCCGGCATCCGCCAGAAGCGCGCCGCATTGGCCGCAGTGCTTCATGCCTGAACGTTAGGGGACCTCC
This region includes:
- a CDS encoding pyridoxamine 5'-phosphate oxidase family protein, with translation MPRISPKLALTSEELDRLMLESWNMRIATLGPGSRINLTPLWFAWVNGKVYFTCRGQKVVNLRRDSNATVLVDKNERFPELVGAMLQGSARVLETAEEEAADPDLEEARWQMGTKYAGGHGEAAAGRRRNNFTARGETNRWVVFEPHHVITWDNFKLASLRG
- a CDS encoding NUDIX domain-containing protein — its product is MKHCGQCGALLADAGAASGHAHKLCPACGWRWYDPPVPVVLTLLTTDDGRVVYTRKDSFEPWRWTVVAGFVERGERAEDAALREVREETNLEAEIVRFMGTHFLPGRTDQLVIAFHARVTGGEPRPGSDVDAIDIAPPDPSRLREGATSQWLVRRYLEEQTATATAKADSSV